A stretch of the Vigna radiata var. radiata cultivar VC1973A chromosome 7, Vradiata_ver6, whole genome shotgun sequence genome encodes the following:
- the LOC106766891 gene encoding two-component response regulator ARR17 isoform X2 yields MDSNTIVSWPRMSENIEGFALSPNKSEEVHVLAVDDSLVDRKVIERLLKVLACKVTAVDSGLRALQLLGLLDEQKIPSETNGFAGLKVDLIITDYCMPGMTGYELLKKIKESSTFKETPVVIMSSENVLPRIDRCLEEGAEDFIVKPVKLSDVKRLKDYMTTKEAKVEGQDREGILKRKLLDTSDVSSSSPPSISSSSSPSVIDSPIRRLKMTSTD; encoded by the exons ATGGACTCCAACACTATCGTTTCATGGCCGAGGATGTCAGAAAACATTGAGGGTTTTGCCCTCTCACCCAACAAATCCGAAGAGGTTCATGTTTTAGCAGTTGATGACAGCCTCGTTGATCGCAAAGTCATCGAACGCTTGCTCAAAGTCTTAGCTTGCAAAG TTACTGCTGTTGATAGTGGGCTGAGAGCACTGCAATTGCTTGGACTATTGGACGAGCAGAAAATTCCCTCTGAAACTAATGGTTTTGCT GGTTTAAAGGTGGATCTAATTATCACAGACTACTGCATGCCTGGAATGACGGGTTATGAGTTACTGAAGAAAATCAAG GAATCGTCCACTTTCAAGGAAACTCCTGTGGTGATTATGTCCTCTGAAAACGTTTTGCCACGCATAGACAG ATGTTTGGAGGAGGGTGCAGAGGATTTCATAGTTAAGCCTGTGAAGTTATCTGACGTTAAGCGTTTGAAGGATTACATGACAACAAAGGAGGCTAAGGTTGAAGGCCAAGACAGGGAAGGGATTCTCAAAAGGAAGCTCTTAGACACTTCTGACgtctcatcatcatcaccaccgTCAATTTCCTCATCATCTTCACCCTCAGTGATTGACTCTCCAATCAGACGGCTTAAAATGACCAGCACTGattga
- the LOC106766891 gene encoding two-component response regulator ARR17 isoform X1 yields the protein MDSNTIVSWPRMSENIEGFALSPNKSEEVHVLAVDDSLVDRKVIERLLKVLACKVTAVDSGLRALQLLGLLDEQKIPSETNGFAQGLKVDLIITDYCMPGMTGYELLKKIKESSTFKETPVVIMSSENVLPRIDRCLEEGAEDFIVKPVKLSDVKRLKDYMTTKEAKVEGQDREGILKRKLLDTSDVSSSSPPSISSSSSPSVIDSPIRRLKMTSTD from the exons ATGGACTCCAACACTATCGTTTCATGGCCGAGGATGTCAGAAAACATTGAGGGTTTTGCCCTCTCACCCAACAAATCCGAAGAGGTTCATGTTTTAGCAGTTGATGACAGCCTCGTTGATCGCAAAGTCATCGAACGCTTGCTCAAAGTCTTAGCTTGCAAAG TTACTGCTGTTGATAGTGGGCTGAGAGCACTGCAATTGCTTGGACTATTGGACGAGCAGAAAATTCCCTCTGAAACTAATGGTTTTGCT CAGGGTTTAAAGGTGGATCTAATTATCACAGACTACTGCATGCCTGGAATGACGGGTTATGAGTTACTGAAGAAAATCAAG GAATCGTCCACTTTCAAGGAAACTCCTGTGGTGATTATGTCCTCTGAAAACGTTTTGCCACGCATAGACAG ATGTTTGGAGGAGGGTGCAGAGGATTTCATAGTTAAGCCTGTGAAGTTATCTGACGTTAAGCGTTTGAAGGATTACATGACAACAAAGGAGGCTAAGGTTGAAGGCCAAGACAGGGAAGGGATTCTCAAAAGGAAGCTCTTAGACACTTCTGACgtctcatcatcatcaccaccgTCAATTTCCTCATCATCTTCACCCTCAGTGATTGACTCTCCAATCAGACGGCTTAAAATGACCAGCACTGattga